From the genome of Muricauda sp. SCSIO 64092, one region includes:
- a CDS encoding MFS transporter, with protein MKKYLIYLSLIMFSLFGTNLTDFALGVWILDQPESSVSDYSLIWFFGITPGVLLAPFLGSLIDRWNKKKMIIYGQLLSGVGSIILILLHYLGELLPWHIMVVATFGSVAGIFVFKSFYVSTPILVGKSELIKAQGVSTSVYSAIQISVPVIAPVLYRLIGIRNIFFIDLVTFFIPIIVFLIIGFVKVTSTEEGLSFKKDYAIIKRFLENHKGLLYLLSFFFGVNFFLGLIQVLFTPLILDFANEYTLGLILSVAGFGSFLGGIIMARKKEVKKPISTVLKLNIIMGVILSCSLVAINPYFLAIGGMMILLLFNVEGIINNAFIQTVIPIDLMGRLSGFVGFAVGLAAPIAYLVSGFLVDILSIQLRNLDLVLFRHLPGSETTASITVLFSMSGLLLVLMSSLYRYNKHLKALDVLYQDQMNTITKSVEISN; from the coding sequence ATGAAGAAATATCTAATATATCTGAGCCTTATCATGTTCTCGCTTTTCGGGACGAATCTTACCGACTTTGCTCTCGGTGTATGGATTTTGGATCAGCCTGAAAGCAGCGTTTCAGATTATTCGTTGATATGGTTTTTCGGAATAACGCCTGGGGTTTTACTGGCTCCTTTTCTTGGTAGCCTTATTGATCGCTGGAATAAGAAGAAAATGATTATTTATGGCCAGCTGCTGTCTGGTGTTGGTAGCATAATTCTTATCCTGTTGCATTATCTAGGCGAACTGCTCCCATGGCATATTATGGTCGTTGCTACCTTCGGTTCTGTAGCGGGGATATTCGTATTTAAATCATTTTACGTTTCTACACCTATTCTGGTTGGAAAAAGTGAGTTGATCAAGGCACAAGGTGTTTCTACCAGTGTTTATTCGGCAATACAAATAAGTGTGCCCGTTATCGCACCCGTACTTTACCGGCTTATTGGAATTCGTAATATCTTTTTCATTGACCTCGTAACTTTCTTTATCCCCATTATAGTTTTTCTCATAATAGGTTTTGTAAAGGTTACTTCTACAGAAGAAGGACTTAGTTTTAAAAAGGACTATGCAATCATAAAAAGATTCCTGGAGAACCATAAAGGATTGCTATATCTACTCTCTTTTTTCTTTGGGGTTAACTTTTTTCTCGGATTAATTCAGGTGCTTTTTACTCCGCTAATATTAGACTTTGCCAATGAGTACACGCTGGGTTTGATACTCTCTGTCGCAGGATTTGGAAGTTTTTTAGGTGGAATAATAATGGCGAGAAAAAAGGAGGTCAAAAAACCGATCAGCACGGTTCTAAAGTTGAACATTATTATGGGTGTGATTCTAAGCTGCTCCTTGGTGGCCATCAACCCATATTTTTTGGCAATTGGAGGTATGATGATTCTGCTTCTTTTCAATGTCGAGGGAATAATTAACAATGCCTTCATACAAACAGTAATTCCAATAGATTTAATGGGAAGGCTATCTGGTTTTGTGGGTTTTGCCGTTGGCCTGGCAGCCCCAATCGCCTATCTGGTATCCGGATTTCTAGTAGACATACTAAGTATTCAACTTAGAAATTTGGATTTAGTTCTTTTTAGACATCTACCGGGTTCTGAAACTACTGCTTCTATAACTGTTTTATTCTCCATGTCTGGATTGTTGCTAGTTTTAATGTCTTCACTTTATCGTTACAACAAACATCTCAAGGCATTAGATGTTTTATATCAAGATCAAATGAATACGATAACCAAAAGTGTAGAGATAAGTAATTGA
- a CDS encoding thioesterase II family protein, which produces MKRYKVIAIPFAGGNKQSYRSFQKVTSNEIDWVTLELPGRGLRYKEKLLTSFDDMVLDLLKQVRSVISDNNSTYVMYGHSMGSLLGYEIVKKLTEQNLKLPVAMVFSGRAGPSIGPDEFLSELSGPDFWQKINDKGGLPIEVLKSEELMEFYYPIIKADFKAIEGYRYSKPDKPLTIPIHIYMGKKELGEGKTKMDEVNAWQLETKFPLNIQCMDGDHFFIYDYEAAVTRKIIHILKTSSRTLLFK; this is translated from the coding sequence ATGAAAAGGTATAAGGTTATCGCAATCCCGTTTGCCGGTGGGAATAAGCAAAGTTATCGATCCTTCCAAAAAGTCACTTCAAACGAGATTGATTGGGTTACTTTGGAACTTCCTGGACGAGGCTTACGATATAAAGAAAAACTCCTCACGAGTTTTGATGATATGGTGTTAGACCTCCTCAAGCAAGTGCGCAGTGTTATAAGTGATAATAATTCTACATATGTCATGTACGGCCATAGCATGGGAAGTCTTTTGGGCTATGAGATTGTAAAGAAATTAACCGAACAAAATTTAAAATTACCTGTTGCTATGGTTTTTAGTGGTCGAGCGGGGCCTAGTATAGGACCAGACGAATTCTTGAGTGAGCTTTCCGGACCGGATTTTTGGCAAAAAATAAATGACAAAGGTGGTCTCCCCATAGAGGTCCTCAAAAGCGAAGAGCTTATGGAATTCTACTATCCCATAATAAAGGCGGATTTTAAAGCCATTGAGGGCTATAGGTATTCCAAACCAGATAAGCCATTGACCATTCCAATACATATTTATATGGGCAAAAAAGAGTTGGGTGAAGGTAAAACCAAAATGGATGAGGTCAATGCTTGGCAGTTGGAAACCAAATTTCCGCTAAACATTCAATGTATGGATGGTGACCATTTCTTCATATATGATTATGAGGCGGCAGTGACAAGGAAAATAATTCACATACTGAAAACATCAAGTAGGACTTTATTATTCAAGTAA
- a CDS encoding MBL fold metallo-hydrolase, producing the protein MKSDKVYLKPNVVIEPLFDGWYAWSHLISPATAAMNVTGRHLKIMSSYIQAPHVHVSAVKTPKMKGGPFIDYEDNRVDEIRELRDLTMQERAQLIEFSEAIKSLDRMLKSKARGYSLEPLYQDIPEILRGYIELVYDLNNQPSYRFFESLLYKSRFYSESAQSIALWTTENDERPFVLSTPRLEDEKVVGLNMPFKNNALDELGKMKRTAGTLDEIKSKLGIKPEQEELFESFFTDEPPIPYKPYDGNRVRMRYFGHACILIETNGISILLDPLISYYGYPQEVDRFSDMDLPETIDYVLITHNHQDHILFETLLPLRHKIKNIVVPRSSRGLLQDPSLKLMFNAIGFTNVIEIDEMESINFKDISIIGIPFVGEHSDLNIQAKICHFVNIGEFKMLFMADSCNIEPKLYELIQKEIGDIDVLFLGMECDGAPLSWLYGPLLTEDIPREKDFSRRLAGSNYERGKALVNAFNPKEVYVYAMGQEPWLEYISSIKYTKDSNPIIQSDLLINYCLDSKITAERLFGEKEILYNKNEIQLVE; encoded by the coding sequence ATGAAATCAGACAAAGTATATCTTAAACCAAATGTAGTAATCGAGCCCTTATTTGATGGCTGGTATGCTTGGAGTCATTTAATTTCTCCAGCTACGGCGGCAATGAATGTTACAGGACGACATTTAAAAATAATGAGCTCGTATATTCAAGCACCGCATGTACATGTATCTGCGGTTAAGACCCCTAAAATGAAAGGAGGCCCTTTTATCGATTATGAAGATAACAGAGTAGACGAGATAAGGGAACTCAGGGACCTTACCATGCAAGAGCGAGCACAACTAATTGAATTTAGTGAAGCTATTAAATCCTTAGATAGAATGTTAAAAAGTAAGGCCCGTGGATATTCTTTGGAGCCCTTATATCAAGACATACCTGAAATTTTAAGAGGGTATATTGAGCTGGTCTATGATCTCAATAATCAACCATCTTATCGATTTTTTGAAAGTTTACTCTACAAGAGCAGGTTTTATTCAGAATCTGCTCAGAGCATCGCCTTGTGGACTACAGAAAATGATGAAAGACCATTTGTTTTAAGTACTCCCAGACTGGAGGACGAGAAAGTGGTTGGTTTAAATATGCCCTTCAAAAATAATGCTTTAGATGAGTTAGGTAAAATGAAAAGAACGGCAGGAACACTAGATGAAATTAAATCTAAACTTGGAATAAAACCCGAACAAGAGGAACTTTTTGAATCTTTTTTTACAGATGAGCCTCCAATACCCTATAAACCTTATGATGGAAATAGAGTTAGAATGCGCTACTTTGGGCATGCTTGTATCCTGATTGAAACAAATGGAATAAGCATTCTTCTAGATCCGTTAATTAGCTATTATGGGTATCCCCAAGAAGTGGATAGGTTTTCTGATATGGATCTTCCAGAGACCATAGATTACGTATTAATTACCCACAACCATCAAGACCACATTCTATTTGAGACTCTACTGCCTTTAAGGCATAAGATTAAGAATATCGTTGTTCCCCGCTCCTCTCGCGGACTCTTGCAGGATCCAAGTTTGAAACTAATGTTCAACGCGATTGGATTTACCAATGTCATTGAAATTGACGAAATGGAGAGCATAAACTTCAAGGATATCAGTATTATTGGAATACCCTTTGTAGGAGAGCATTCAGATCTCAACATTCAGGCAAAGATTTGCCACTTCGTGAATATCGGGGAATTTAAAATGCTATTCATGGCTGACTCTTGCAACATCGAACCAAAACTTTATGAGCTTATTCAAAAGGAAATAGGTGATATAGATGTGTTGTTTCTAGGAATGGAATGCGATGGCGCACCACTTTCTTGGCTATATGGTCCTCTACTAACCGAAGATATTCCGAGAGAAAAGGACTTCTCCAGAAGACTGGCAGGATCTAATTATGAGCGTGGTAAAGCGTTGGTGAATGCCTTTAATCCAAAGGAAGTATACGTCTATGCAATGGGTCAGGAGCCGTGGTTGGAGTATATAAGCAGTATAAAATATACCAAGGACTCAAATCCTATTATTCAGTCAGACCTGCTTATTAATTACTGTCTAGATTCTAAGATTACTGCTGAAAGGCTATTCGGCGAAAAGGAAATTTTATATAACAAAAACGAAATACAACTAGTAGAATAA
- a CDS encoding NAD(P)-binding domain-containing protein, giving the protein MNENYRDYIVIGAGPSGIQLGYFFEKKGLDYLILERNGKPGSFFEKFPRRRELISINKVYTGYDNNEINLRWDWNSLLADTPELLFKEYSKDYFPNADDLVRYLGDYANHYGLKVAYDTSVLEISKNAIGNFQIVCDNITYECKNLIIATGIPKQYRPKIEGIEFCELYSDCSVNPDEYVNQKVLIIGKGNSGFETADNLIGTAAVIHIISPENIKFAWKTHYVGNLRAVNNNYLDTYLLKSQNAVLNGEILGIYKDPDGKYRVRIDYTKVKDAEVEEICYDRIILACGFKMDDAIFKEGFKPDTLYNGKLPALTPEWESVNISNLYFAGVLSHSRDFKKATSGFIHGFRYNCKVLADILNKKNNGVDFESQLFEGVDSGKATNLVIKKINITSALWQQYGFLGDVLIINKINNQLRYVEALPLDYINEIFCTEVHDYFIITLEYGSDKRDPFAQDVERINRFDSDGAGDSDFLHPIIRYYSNGKLRSELHLIEDLNGEFNRKEHIQPLHDFFQKEFLEIENKSERVIAE; this is encoded by the coding sequence ATGAATGAAAATTATCGTGATTATATTGTCATCGGTGCCGGGCCATCCGGCATACAGCTTGGCTACTTTTTCGAAAAAAAGGGGCTGGATTACCTGATATTAGAAAGAAATGGTAAACCGGGAAGCTTTTTTGAAAAGTTTCCGAGACGTAGGGAATTAATTTCAATAAATAAGGTGTATACTGGTTATGATAATAATGAGATAAATCTGAGATGGGATTGGAATTCCCTACTTGCAGATACCCCCGAACTTCTTTTTAAGGAGTATTCTAAAGACTATTTCCCAAATGCTGATGACTTAGTTAGGTACCTCGGAGACTATGCGAATCACTATGGATTAAAGGTGGCTTATGATACCTCGGTCCTTGAAATTTCCAAGAATGCTATTGGTAATTTTCAAATCGTTTGTGATAATATAACTTACGAGTGTAAGAACTTAATCATAGCTACAGGGATTCCGAAGCAGTACCGACCAAAAATTGAAGGAATAGAATTTTGCGAGTTGTATTCTGACTGTTCCGTAAATCCGGATGAATATGTCAATCAAAAAGTTCTAATTATAGGTAAAGGGAATTCTGGCTTCGAAACTGCAGATAACCTTATTGGGACTGCAGCAGTGATTCATATAATAAGCCCTGAAAACATAAAGTTTGCTTGGAAAACGCATTATGTAGGCAACCTGCGAGCTGTTAATAACAATTACTTGGACACATATTTGTTAAAGTCTCAGAACGCCGTTCTAAATGGTGAAATTCTAGGCATCTATAAAGACCCAGATGGCAAATACAGAGTAAGAATTGACTACACCAAAGTAAAAGATGCAGAAGTTGAGGAAATTTGCTATGACAGAATTATTCTTGCATGTGGTTTTAAGATGGATGATGCAATTTTCAAAGAAGGATTCAAACCAGATACGCTCTACAATGGCAAGTTGCCAGCACTAACGCCAGAATGGGAATCGGTTAATATATCAAATCTGTACTTTGCCGGAGTACTATCGCATTCTAGAGATTTCAAGAAGGCTACCTCTGGCTTTATTCATGGTTTTAGATACAATTGCAAGGTTCTTGCTGATATATTGAACAAAAAGAATAATGGTGTTGACTTTGAATCGCAGCTGTTTGAAGGTGTGGATTCTGGCAAAGCCACTAATTTGGTGATTAAAAAAATCAATATAACTTCTGCTTTATGGCAGCAATATGGCTTTTTGGGCGATGTACTGATAATTAATAAGATCAATAATCAGCTGAGGTATGTTGAAGCCTTGCCCCTAGATTATATCAATGAAATATTTTGTACAGAAGTTCATGATTATTTTATCATCACCCTGGAATATGGCTCGGACAAAAGAGACCCATTTGCGCAAGATGTGGAGAGAATCAACCGTTTTGATTCCGATGGAGCGGGAGATAGTGATTTTTTACATCCCATCATAAGATATTACTCTAACGGCAAGCTACGGTCGGAACTACACTTAATAGAGGACTTAAATGGTGAGTTCAACAGAAAGGAACACATTCAGCCGTTACATGATTTTTTTCAAAAAGAATTTTTGGAAATTGAGAATAAATCCGAACGTGTTATCGCTGAGTAG
- a CDS encoding glycosyltransferase: protein MKKKDIVIITDFEEGHVYPLFSIARNLQDVGYSVCFVGIQDTLDVITKNGFECIPIFKDIFPRGYVKRLKDNGVSTDSISCELYMQSIFEELDGFMPIIQPKVVFSSFFFSLEALVIHYKYGVKQITFHTLFPPLSDKSGITLEQRSANYAVQTFMELTGPLPGLFMEFFEKENLIFKSFEEMSAPLKKMPQVMLCPRQLNVNTSLHSEKEVYLGPCINLANNLQNNFLQEVIEKMGHRKIIYVSMGSQTKEYPKKAESLFNTVLEAMKSDYFKDFHLVLSLGSSRENWNLVEPPENTDVYSWVPQLEILQLASVAIIHGGLGSIKECIYFGVPMLIIPMGRDQHDNAKRVEHYKLGYCLNLDQFSDETITKSLNELMQNQEIQSNLLQMQQLFLEIEKQKKEVALVKSLIQHSET from the coding sequence GTGAAAAAAAAAGATATCGTGATTATAACCGATTTTGAGGAAGGCCATGTCTATCCATTATTTAGCATAGCAAGAAATCTTCAAGATGTTGGGTACAGTGTTTGTTTTGTAGGGATACAAGATACTTTGGATGTTATAACAAAAAATGGGTTTGAATGTATTCCTATATTTAAGGATATCTTTCCAAGAGGATATGTCAAAAGACTTAAGGACAATGGAGTTAGTACAGATTCGATTTCTTGTGAACTCTACATGCAATCGATATTTGAAGAACTTGATGGTTTTATGCCAATAATCCAACCTAAAGTTGTTTTTTCGAGTTTCTTTTTTAGCCTAGAGGCGCTTGTAATTCACTACAAATATGGTGTTAAGCAAATTACTTTCCATACCCTTTTTCCGCCATTGTCTGATAAATCAGGTATTACTCTTGAACAACGTTCTGCCAATTATGCCGTGCAGACTTTTATGGAGTTAACGGGGCCTTTGCCTGGTTTATTTATGGAATTCTTTGAAAAAGAAAACTTGATATTTAAAAGCTTCGAAGAGATGTCGGCGCCGTTAAAGAAAATGCCTCAGGTAATGCTATGTCCCAGGCAATTAAATGTGAATACCTCTCTGCACTCAGAAAAGGAGGTTTATCTAGGTCCCTGTATTAATTTGGCAAATAATCTTCAAAACAACTTCTTACAAGAAGTCATTGAGAAAATGGGACATAGAAAAATAATCTATGTATCCATGGGATCTCAGACGAAAGAATACCCAAAAAAGGCGGAGAGTCTTTTCAATACTGTTCTAGAAGCGATGAAATCTGATTATTTTAAGGATTTTCATCTTGTTTTGTCTCTTGGTTCCTCAAGGGAGAATTGGAACTTGGTAGAGCCCCCTGAGAATACTGACGTTTATAGCTGGGTTCCTCAACTTGAAATACTTCAATTAGCTTCTGTGGCTATCATTCATGGGGGCTTGGGGTCGATCAAAGAATGCATTTACTTTGGTGTTCCTATGCTAATAATCCCAATGGGAAGGGATCAGCATGATAACGCCAAGCGTGTGGAACATTACAAATTAGGCTACTGCCTAAATTTGGACCAGTTTTCCGACGAAACAATCACCAAAAGCCTCAATGAGCTCATGCAAAATCAGGAAATCCAGTCAAATCTTCTTCAGATGCAACAGTTATTCCTTGAAATTGAAAAACAAAAGAAAGAAGTAGCACTTGTAAAAAGCCTAATTCAGCATTCTGAGACCTGA
- a CDS encoding N-acetylmuramoyl-L-alanine amidase: MKVNTSLKSQNWCSKKIKIVFIPLVLLIGSDRSFGQEIGTEKRIVIDPGHGGIDSGAIGVNGTYEKDVALKVAKEILNLNRSFFENELDIYLTRYTDTLISLSDRSRLAKSLNADVFVSLHCNASQNASRGMEVYVHSSDSPNSKASISLGVSVLDESTGKLGLKKRGIGFANFQVLRGIVGYCPSILVEMGFMTNPDEADYFLESKSIRALAMAILMGIVNHLNTEREKFE; the protein is encoded by the coding sequence ATGAAAGTCAATACCTCACTGAAATCTCAAAATTGGTGTTCAAAAAAAATCAAGATTGTCTTTATACCATTAGTATTGCTGATCGGTTCGGACCGATCATTTGGTCAGGAAATCGGAACGGAAAAGAGAATTGTTATAGATCCAGGTCATGGAGGGATAGATTCGGGTGCAATTGGTGTAAATGGCACATACGAAAAGGATGTGGCTTTGAAGGTTGCCAAAGAGATTTTAAACCTGAACAGATCCTTTTTTGAAAATGAATTGGATATCTATTTGACCCGATATACCGATACACTGATTTCCCTATCGGATAGGAGTCGATTGGCCAAAAGTTTGAATGCGGATGTGTTTGTCTCCTTACACTGTAATGCCTCTCAAAACGCTTCTAGAGGAATGGAAGTATATGTGCACAGTTCGGATAGCCCGAATAGCAAAGCATCGATCTCGCTTGGTGTTTCCGTCTTGGACGAAAGCACTGGAAAGCTAGGTCTTAAAAAACGGGGCATTGGGTTTGCCAATTTTCAGGTGTTACGAGGGATTGTTGGGTACTGCCCATCCATACTTGTGGAAATGGGGTTTATGACCAACCCCGATGAAGCGGATTATTTTTTGGAATCCAAAAGTATTAGGGCGTTGGCAATGGCTATTTTGATGGGAATTGTTAATCATTTAAATACGGAACGTGAAAAGTTTGAATAA
- a CDS encoding DEAD/DEAH box helicase family protein: protein MENTQTLELASSDGQLLLEFSSFNELEVKEGNLKNIQNMLPELFPEQQKDVQKAERRFKKGKGILFTNGTGTGKTFTGLGIIKRFIVKNKRNILIVVPTDKKARDWIIEGQVLNLEIRLLENTKDCKPQTTVTTYANFYQNKRLSDLNFDLVVYDECHYLLQNGSGNYTECLWKHKQVAKLPSTFEQKYHENIRQAASYEKDGKSYVDNDVYKSIYNQRLAEYINATKVVFLSASPFAYHKSIMLGDGCLWDIREKPYLAEYVHGSYNEPDDYEKFFIEHFGYRMRYNKLTTPDSHVNVGLMERNFYEKFRKEGIISGRKIQVEKDYSRDFIIVNSEIGKRIDQGKELFHSSDFSDRYKYLAKYQYRKFNYNYTNQLLECIKAKEVICRIEQHLKLGRKVVIFHNYNNSLPSHPFHFEANKLIKSEEELVDKIGLYDDIQRFNKEYPEFVNLDLSNLVNPRQTIINSFPNALEINGTISKKKRIHNINLFNDNCSKYNLLLVQTKAGKEGISLHDKIGGVNRVLLTLGLPTAPTDAIQIEGRIYRIGLMSNAIYEYITLQTNFERFAFAEKIATRSRTAENLAMGEQARNLELVFTEGYLNAHDELPSSDQGTGGKSSDLEFETISEFDKAKTYYFGTGKRTASNKSREGTDYFATPEPLGLKMVEWLDPKPGQSLLEPSAGHGAIGRFFPENTVNTFIEPSYTLCSKLSMNVNGAVKAQHFENLSIWNKYQGIAMNPPFGSAGKTAMEHVAKAVKHLSKNDRSKVIAIIPNGASMEKRLNKFFAHPDNRDIHLSCEIVLPSVVFERSGTRVGTKMIVIENQGSNMPKRNIDLSIYEDINAFFDAIENLKI from the coding sequence ATGGAAAACACACAGACCTTAGAACTAGCTTCAAGTGACGGTCAATTGCTCTTGGAATTTAGCTCTTTCAATGAACTGGAAGTTAAGGAAGGCAATCTGAAGAACATTCAGAACATGCTTCCCGAACTATTCCCTGAACAACAAAAGGATGTCCAAAAAGCGGAACGGCGCTTTAAAAAAGGTAAAGGTATCCTTTTTACCAATGGAACCGGAACCGGAAAGACCTTTACAGGACTTGGTATCATCAAAAGATTTATTGTAAAGAACAAAAGGAACATACTGATCGTGGTTCCAACGGATAAAAAGGCCAGGGATTGGATTATTGAAGGGCAGGTACTAAATCTGGAAATCAGATTACTTGAAAATACAAAAGATTGTAAACCCCAAACTACCGTGACCACCTATGCAAATTTCTACCAGAATAAAAGATTATCTGACCTTAATTTTGATCTGGTCGTTTATGATGAATGCCACTATTTACTTCAGAATGGCTCAGGCAATTATACCGAATGTCTTTGGAAACATAAACAAGTGGCCAAACTTCCATCCACGTTCGAACAAAAATACCATGAGAATATTAGGCAAGCAGCAAGCTATGAAAAAGATGGAAAAAGTTATGTCGATAATGACGTTTACAAATCCATTTATAATCAACGATTGGCCGAGTATATCAATGCTACCAAAGTTGTATTTCTGTCCGCCTCTCCGTTTGCCTATCATAAATCCATCATGCTAGGTGATGGTTGCCTTTGGGACATTCGTGAAAAGCCCTATTTGGCAGAATATGTGCACGGAAGTTATAACGAACCTGATGATTATGAGAAGTTCTTTATAGAGCATTTTGGCTATCGCATGCGCTATAATAAGCTGACCACTCCGGACAGTCATGTGAATGTTGGGTTGATGGAAAGGAATTTCTACGAAAAATTCCGCAAAGAAGGTATCATTTCAGGTCGTAAAATTCAAGTTGAAAAGGACTATTCACGTGACTTTATAATTGTCAATAGTGAAATCGGTAAACGAATAGACCAGGGTAAAGAGTTGTTCCATTCGTCCGATTTCAGCGATAGGTATAAGTACTTGGCCAAATATCAATACCGAAAGTTTAATTATAACTATACCAATCAACTCTTGGAATGTATTAAAGCGAAAGAGGTGATCTGCAGAATTGAGCAACATCTTAAACTGGGTAGAAAGGTTGTCATTTTCCATAATTACAACAACTCCTTACCTAGCCATCCGTTCCATTTTGAAGCCAATAAACTAATCAAGTCAGAAGAGGAGCTAGTTGATAAAATTGGGCTATACGATGACATTCAGAGATTTAACAAGGAATACCCTGAATTTGTCAACCTGGATCTTTCAAATCTGGTCAACCCTCGACAAACCATTATAAATAGCTTTCCAAACGCTTTGGAAATCAACGGCACCATTTCAAAAAAGAAACGGATACATAATATCAATCTTTTTAATGACAATTGTTCCAAATACAATCTGCTATTGGTTCAAACCAAGGCAGGCAAGGAAGGAATTTCATTGCATGATAAAATCGGTGGTGTAAATAGGGTTTTATTGACATTAGGTTTACCTACTGCACCTACCGATGCCATTCAGATCGAAGGCCGTATTTACCGGATAGGTTTAATGAGCAACGCGATATATGAATACATCACACTTCAGACAAATTTTGAAAGATTTGCTTTTGCTGAAAAAATTGCGACCAGATCAAGAACGGCCGAAAATCTTGCAATGGGTGAACAGGCTAGAAACCTGGAACTGGTGTTTACGGAGGGATACCTGAATGCACATGATGAATTGCCTTCCAGCGACCAAGGAACCGGAGGTAAAAGTTCCGACCTGGAATTTGAAACCATCTCGGAATTTGATAAGGCAAAGACCTACTATTTTGGAACAGGCAAAAGGACGGCATCGAATAAGTCCAGAGAAGGGACAGACTACTTTGCCACACCGGAACCGCTCGGTTTAAAGATGGTAGAATGGCTTGACCCAAAGCCTGGACAGTCATTATTGGAGCCCAGTGCAGGGCATGGCGCCATAGGTAGATTTTTTCCCGAGAACACTGTTAATACTTTCATCGAACCGAGTTATACACTTTGTTCCAAACTTTCCATGAATGTAAATGGAGCGGTCAAGGCACAGCATTTTGAAAACCTGAGTATCTGGAACAAGTATCAGGGAATAGCCATGAACCCTCCATTCGGGTCGGCCGGAAAAACTGCAATGGAGCATGTGGCCAAAGCAGTTAAGCACCTTTCCAAAAATGATAGGTCCAAAGTGATAGCCATAATACCAAATGGGGCTTCAATGGAAAAAAGACTCAACAAATTCTTTGCTCATCCGGATAATCGGGATATTCATCTTTCATGCGAAATAGTGCTCCCATCAGTGGTTTTTGAACGCTCTGGAACAAGAGTGGGAACTAAAATGATCGTTATTGAAAACCAAGGATCGAACATGCCGAAAAGAAACATCGATCTGTCAATTTATGAGGACATCAATGCCTTTTTTGATGCCATAGAGAATTTAAAGATTTAG